From Aspergillus luchuensis IFO 4308 DNA, chromosome 2, nearly complete sequence:
GAGGTAGGCGGCGTTTTCGACGGTCGTGGACCAGACGAGCGTTgcgttgttgttggggagggggagtagGGCGATGGGTCCGCctagggaggggaggaagcgCTGGTAGGCGGTTCTCATTCCGAGAGGGAACGGAGCCGGGTCTAGGTCGGCGAGGGAGAGGCTCGCGACGATGCCGTGTCGGTTGTAGTCCCATCCGTCTGTGGCGATGTCGGCGAAGCGGCGGACAGGACTGTTGATGCCGTCTGCGCCGACGAGGAGGCGCGCGGCGATGCGGGTGGGcggttgggtggtggtggtgttggtgggtgTGATGGAGAGGACGGGCCAGGCGGAGAGATCGGGGCCGTCGGGGGTATCGGtgccattggtgatggaggagacggtgCTGTTGGAGAATAGGGAGAGGTTGTCATCTCCGGAGGCTGCGAtgcgggagaggagggcgcGAACGAGGTTGGAGTTCTCGGTCATGGTCGCGACGGTGCGGAGGTCTTCGAACGGAGAGGTCTCCATGGACCAGTCGAAGGAGATGCGCGAGCCGGTTTCGCCATCCCAAACTTGCATCTCCTGGTAGGGCTGAGCGCGGGATGTGTCAAGGTGATCCCAAGCgccgatcttcttcaggaacgagacggaggagggagtcAGGCTGCTAACGCGGTTGGAGTAGTTCTGCGCATCGAGGGACCACGAGCGAGCTTTGTTCAGGTCTTGAGTTTCGACCAGGGCGACTTTCAGCTttgaggtggtgggattAGCCCCTAGAGAAGTCAGTTAGAGACACCAATTGAATGTATACAGCGCATTGGAGCAGCATACGAAGTGCAGCCAGCAGGCCTAGACCGGCAGGACCACCGCCGACGCAGACGACATCGTAGATCTCGGGTGCCGTAGCGTTGGAGGGCGAGTGGGAGGCATATCTCCTGCGGGCAGGAAGACGGCCCAATTGACAAGACGGGCAAACGTAGGGACGGAGAGCCGTCCGAGAGAGAGGACGCATGATGAGAGATGGGGTAGTGAACagcggggaagagagagcgagaggcCGGAAGTGGAAGGGAAAGTGAAGCCATCACCAGATACTAAAGCAAACAGAGCAAACATCATTCCGCATCCATCAACTACCATCATCAAGTGTAAGTCATCTTTCAACCCCCAAGCAACTACTCATTCTCGCCCCCAAATACTAACTTTCCTCCTGCATAATAATCAATCCAAGAAATACATATCTCAGCATACCATCAAATTTCCACAAAATGCAACATGCCATCTATTTCCCCCCCCTGACTCCAaatctcactctcactctcactgccactgccaccatgCACTCACTCCGCCACAATGCACCCATTCCAATTCCACTACTGCAGAAAGGCAAAACACCCCCTTCAAGCAagctaaaaaagaaaaagaaaaaaatagataactAGTAAAACCCTGAAGAACTTTAAAGTATATTAGTACCAGACACAGCCCTACCACTCAATTGAATTTTTCACTCTCCAACTTTAATATCTATCATTTCGCTCACATAACAGCCCTACTACCATACTATACATaccgaggaaggaaagaaggaaagatgTCCTCAAACaacaccactactactaaaaACCCCAAAGCCAAATCCCAattccaatcccaatcccaaacacaagaagaaagacccCATCTATCCGCCAACTTCGCCCACCCATCATCGCAAAGAATCGACTACGATCATGAAGTCTACCTCCATCTAATGTccggggatgatggtggtgatacCCGCAAGGACAAGAATAAAAGCAAGACGCCCAATCAGGTGTATAGGGAGGTTAGTACCATACCTGATTTCATTGCATGTTTTGTATCTACTATGTGTTTGTTCGGGAAGTTGTGTGCTTGCGCAAGGGTGTATCTGATATTAGGGGTATCCCTGTGGTAGAATATCGTGCGAAGACATACGACTCGCGCGCTGGAtccggcggtggtggacccTAATGCGCAGAGGGATCCGAGTCCCCTTGATTTGGAGTGGGCGGAGAGTCAGAGGGTTAGGGAGAGGTTGGTGGGGAATTGATTGGGCATTATGGTCATGGTGtctgaggatgatggatgaatggaagggTTCTAATGGGCGAGTAAAAGgtggaaagaaagacagagagaAAAGTGCAACGTCGTGATGATTTTTCATTCATGAAGCAACAGTCTCCTTCCGTAATGGTAATAGAGAATCAAAACCCTCATGAAgcgaacaaaaagaaaacatggcTAGTGCGATATCAATGTCATAATCAGTAGTACCTAAATGTAGCAATGGtggttgtagtagtagtagtaaaagtTATCACCTCTCCTCCATGCCTGGgtcatgctcttcttccaagtCTCCCTCCATCTCAGCCACAAATCGTTCCCAGGTATTCAGTACTCCCTGGTAGAACTCGATCTGCTTCTCGGCCAACGCTCCCAGCGTATCCCGGAACTCTACGGCCTTGATGCGCTCAAAGTCTGCCACCTCGCGCACAACTTCCTCGTCAAACATCTCCGACGTCGTTTTAGCCGACTCGACCTCGCGCGTGAGCTCGTCGATGCGGAGCTCCAACTTCCGCACCCGCTCGCGTCGCGATTGCTCGTGATCGACACCCCGCATGTCCTCCATCTTGGACCGGATGAAAGAGGCCGGGGAAGAGGTCAGCGGGTTGGAGGCATAGTAGGAAGAGGGGTTAGAGGCGAGGGAGTCCCGCTCCGCCACCGCCTTGTTTCGATAGTCGACCAGCGCTTCGAAGTCGAGCTGTTTCTGCTCGCGCGTCTTGAGGAGGGCTTTAAGCGAGACAATGTACGCCTCCATATCCCGCAGCGACCCCAGATAATTCTGATCGGTGTGATCCTTGAGCGTCTTGAGCCCGCGCCCCGTCTCCTCTACCGAGGCTGCAAAGACTTGTAAGGGGACCTCCACCTCCGGTTCTAGGGGCACTAGTTTGCGGAACTGCGTAGCCAGGTCATTATAGTCTGCCTCGAGATCCGATTCTCGCCGAGCCACCCGGGCTACAATCTTCTCCACATGATTGAGGTCCTCATCCAGTTTATCCGCCTTCTCCCGCACTTCAATAAACCGCTTATCCGGCTTGTGCACCTTAGTGAAAGCGTTGACAAAGGTGTCGGTAAAGTTGTCAAAGATCCCAGGAACCCCGCTGCCGTCCGAGGTGCTGGTCGAGTTGCGCGTGGACCGCAACCGCATGTGTGCATTCCAGTCGGGAGATTCCAAGAAGATGGCCAGCAACGGCGCGCGCCGAAGCACGGGATGCAGCGTAAGCCGTTTCAAGAAGCGATGTAGAGACCATGCCCGTCGGGTGGTGAACTCGGGTCCGAACCGATCGCCGCGGACATACTCCATCTTATGCTTATCCGGCAACGGCGGGACGGCACAGGCAGGGTATTCGCGATAAAGTGTCTTGTATAGGAAATAGAAATCGGTGAATCTGCGTCGCACGGTGAATTCGGGTTTCTGGAAGGACTTGAAATCGGTCTACAGTTCTGGTCAGCGAACACTGCAACTACACACTCGTCTCCATTCGGAGACCACTGAAGGCAGAGACAACCCACCGTAGTAGTAACCAGATATGAAATATAAGCGTCTTTTGTCCCATCATTCTCTTTCAACGGCGAATCTACCCGGCACTCTAGCACACCGTCGCCGATACCCGCCAGGTCGACGGCATCCGCCAGTGGCCCAGCCTGGGGGCTCTCTTCAGCGTTGCTCATCCTCCGTTTGCCATTGACATCGTGAGTGTATGGTTCTTGTTCCTCTGTATCTGTCCCGGAAGTCGTAGGTCGCGAGAGATCACTGTCCGGGTCATGCCTCCACGAGACGCTGTCAAAGTCGTCGTGCTGATCCATcgagggggtggttgggttgCCTGCCGCCTGGAGCCGGCAGAGAAGGCTAGATCGGTAGCGTTGGCGtgggtggagatggggatcAGTGCGAGGTACAGTACGGGAAGTAGGAAAAGCCGGTTTTTAGATTAATCTGAGGGTTCTAGAAGCAGGACAGCAGGATAAGGTGGGAGGagtgaggagatggaggttgGTTGGCGGGCGGTCAACAGCAGGAGAGACGAGAGATGCGGAGGAAGTCAAAAGCAGCGACGGGAAGCGTCATCGCCAAGACCCTTAATTAAGTGTTCCTTTGGTTCTACTCCGGAGATCACCACCACTAGATACTACGGCAGATGAAGAATAGCTAAATCAATAAATGAATGATTTAAGATGGTGCACACATACATGGTATATACACGCTTTCTCTATGCAGCATACACAGCAGGAGTATAGTTCAAACGCAGGTCATCCAACGAGTTAGAAACACTGTCCGAAATAAGATCAACCCTCATCTACTTGCCCTTCATCTCCGAGAATGctccccatctccctcccgtTCTTGTTCGCCGCTAATCCCCCGATCCCGATATggttcatcatcctcatcactgaACAACGGTTCCTCGTCGCTCTCGCCCGCAAAAGCATTGTACAGCTCGCCACCTCGGCGACGTGAACGGTCCGCCCGTCCGTTCATCGCCTGCagctcatcctcgtcttcgatCATCTCGAAGTCATAGTCATCCCGACTGTCGTTGCGAAGGCGTTTACGGCGTTGCACATGGAAGTAGACGCCCAGACCAATGCAGAAGACAATGATGGAGCCGATCGCGGCGTAAATCCAGGCTTGCGTTCGCTTGGAGGCACCGAACgtgggaaagaaggaaggcaGGAAACTATCTGACGCAGAGGTCGGAGAAGGGCTTGCTGTTGAGCTTGCCTCAGCCGTAGGGGTCTTCTCgagttcttcatcatcgatggGATCCGTCAGACTACCTGTCGGCATCGCGGATGTTGTTGGCTTAACGTTCACCGGGCGATCAACGCCACCAGTGGGCTTGTCAGACAGCTCGGTTTTCGTGGGGACGGCGCTAATGCTCGTGGTAGCCACGTTTCCTTCTTCGTAGCTGTGGTCGTCATCATGTTCAGTAGGCATGGGGTGAAGAGGCTGCTCGGCTGCGTCAATCGCCTCGCCCCACAAGTTGAGTCGCCAGTCAATGAACTGTCCAGTATGCTCGTTGACATTGGTGTCCTTGACAATCACAGTCCATTTGCCAATTCCGGACTCGCCCCTAGATGAATATTAGCATGGAGACCGACAACCGAGTGAAAGAATTACTTACCAATGAGCAACGCTCATAAAAGTCCAGTCAACATAGCCCACCTCTTGATTATCCGGCCGCCGGGGCGTACTGAGGTGACTGACCCTGCCGTCAGGGCTCCGCAACTCCACGCTGAGATCGCCTCGGCGGGTGTGGTTAACATTCATGGTGACCGTGACATGCTCCAGCCGTTCCAGATTGGCACCCTTCAACATATCCTCCGTCACCTCGTACGAACTGGCCAGGCCCTGCTCGCCCTGTGGAATCTCATGCTCAACCCGCTGCCAGGGGGAATGGAGCCAAGCTTGGGGCTTCACCAGATCCCAGGTCTTTGCCTGTTGCACCAGCGTCCAGGTATCTACCTTGCCGTATCCCCAGTCATGGCTGAACTTCTTTCCGTTCTTAGTGTCTTGCCAGCTTCCATCGTCTTCATGAACCGGCACTG
This genomic window contains:
- a CDS encoding uncharacterized protein (COG:S;~EggNog:ENOG410Q1B0) translates to MSSNNTTTTKNPKAKSQFQSQSQTQEERPHLSANFAHPSSQRIDYDHEVYLHLMSGDDGGDTRKDKNKSKTPNQVYRENIVRRHTTRALDPAVVDPNAQRDPSPLDLEWAESQRVRERLVGN
- the SNX4 gene encoding sorting nexin-4 (BUSCO:EOG09261PNZ;~COG:U;~EggNog:ENOG410PFJX;~InterPro:IPR027267,IPR001683,IPR036871,IPR015404;~PFAM:PF09325,PF00787;~go_function: GO:0035091 - phosphatidylinositol binding [Evidence IEA]) yields the protein MDQHDDFDSVSWRHDPDSDLSRPTTSGTDTEEQEPYTHDVNGKRRMSNAEESPQAGPLADAVDLAGIGDGVLECRVDSPLKENDGTKDAYISYLVTTTTDFKSFQKPEFTVRRRFTDFYFLYKTLYREYPACAVPPLPDKHKMEYVRGDRFGPEFTTRRAWSLHRFLKRLTLHPVLRRAPLLAIFLESPDWNAHMRLRSTRNSTSTSDGSGVPGIFDNFTDTFVNAFTKVHKPDKRFIEVREKADKLDEDLNHVEKIVARVARRESDLEADYNDLATQFRKLVPLEPEVEVPLQVFAASVEETGRGLKTLKDHTDQNYLGSLRDMEAYIVSLKALLKTREQKQLDFEALVDYRNKAVAERDSLASNPSSYYASNPLTSSPASFIRSKMEDMRGVDHEQSRRERVRKLELRIDELTREVESAKTTSEMFDEEVVREVADFERIKAVEFRDTLGALAEKQIEFYQGVLNTWERFVAEMEGDLEEEHDPGMEER
- the COQ6 gene encoding putative ubiquinone biosynthesis monooxgenase (Coq6) (BUSCO:EOG09261031;~COG:H;~EggNog:ENOG410PFEE;~InterPro:IPR018168,IPR036188,IPR002938,IPR000689, IPR010971;~PFAM:PF01494;~go_function: GO:0004497 - monooxygenase activity [Evidence IEA];~go_function: GO:0016709 - oxidoreductase activity, acting on paired donors, with incorporation or reduction of molecular oxygen, NAD(P)H as one donor, and incorporation of one atom of oxygen [Evidence IEA];~go_function: GO:0050660 - flavin adenine dinucleotide binding [Evidence IEA];~go_function: GO:0071949 - FAD binding [Evidence IEA];~go_process: GO:0006744 - ubiquinone biosynthetic process [Evidence IEA];~go_process: GO:0055114 - oxidation-reduction process [Evidence IEA]) — encoded protein: MRPLSRTALRPYVCPSCQLGRLPARRRYASHSPSNATAPEIYDVVCVGGGPAGLGLLAALRANPTTSKLKVALVETQDLNKARSWSLDAQNYSNRVSSLTPSSVSFLKKIGAWDHLDTSRAQPYQEMQVWDGETGSRISFDWSMETSPFEDLRTVATMTENSNLVRALLSRIAASGDDNLSLFSNSTVSSITNGTDTPDGPDLSAWPVLSITPTNTTTTQPPTRIAARLLVGADGINSPVRRFADIATDGWDYNRHGIVASLSLADLDPAPFPLGMRTAYQRFLPSLGGPIALLPLPNNNATLVWSTTVENAAYLKSLSPKAFISMVNAAFRLSMTDLQYMLRMERPSSTTTENPYEDELTWRLQHTPQPSHLPPMVTGVQEGSVASFPLRFRHASTYVSPRVALVGDAAHVIHPLAGQGLNLGLGDVASLAQTIEYAVHHGMDVGDLLTLERYAWDRYGTNAKIGGACDVLHKLYNVPGNGPVAWARSLGLDVIDRVPFVKGLLMKGAEGS